One part of the Clarias gariepinus isolate MV-2021 ecotype Netherlands chromosome 24, CGAR_prim_01v2, whole genome shotgun sequence genome encodes these proteins:
- the flrt1a gene encoding leucine-rich repeat transmembrane protein FLRT1, translated as MAPEVMAELRDWLFLLLLCLTLLAEVLQCSATASQGMAAERDVVCPSVCRCDEDFIYCNDRGLSAIPPLPPSASILYLQNNQIDNAGLPTSLEYLTTVEVIYLYDNELDDFPMHLPPSLRELHLQDNNIRVLPRAALARLPLLEKLHLDDNSVSTVSIEDQAFADNPRLRLLFLSRNHLSSIPSGLPASLEELRLDDNRISTIPTHAFRGLSSLRRLVLDGNLLANQRIADDTFSRLANLTELSLVRNSLQTPPLNLPSAHLERLSLQDNALIHMPRGSLDGMRSLQRLDLSGNNLTTLPRGLFRDLESLGQLLVRGNPWHCGCNLRWLYDWLEAKGNTITVRGLTCQSPERVRDMPLRDLTSQMDDCELAAAGGGGIGGVGSTGGGGTTGNKMIVGGVSSTTLSPPQGSLFTLRSKRPGLGLPDKGIDYTLGSSGVGKNLALNVKPLSHDSIRVTWSVAQTSSSFRLSWLRLGTSAAMGSITETLVRGDRREYLLTALQPASSYIICMVPLVSSNGNKGSMSGGNTDTDEAPVCAKTETSDPNLSDVDQGEDRGSDQITSLPLAGIIGGATAIVSLTLILGIFCWYGHRARRFSSREHYSRSSSRKSKHYDDYVESGTKKDTTILEIRGPGFQMTPMAARETMQPKPVQEDYIIHTIFPSNGTGLYKPPHPTTNASYGTNRGYREGGIPDLDYSYT; from the coding sequence ATGGCACCTGAAGTCATGGCTGAGCTTCGTGATTGGCTCTTTCTTCTCCTGCTGTGCCTCACACTGTTGGCCGAAGTGCTACAGTGTTCTGCGACTGCCTCACAGGGAATGGCTGCAGAGAGGGATGTAGTGTGTCCCTCCGTGTGCCGCTGTGACGAAGATTTTATTTACTGCAATGACCGTGGTCTGAGTGCTATCCCGCCACTCCCCCCATCTGCCTCTATTCTTTATCTACAAAACAATCAAATAGATAATGCAGGACTTCCCACATCCTTGGAGTACCTCACTACGGTGGAGGTTATATATCTCTATGATAATGAACTCGATGACTTTCCCATGCACCTACCACCATCATTAAGGGAGCTTCATCTTCAAGACAACAACATCCGGGTGTTACCACGAGCTGCTTTAGCCAGGTTGCCTCTCCTGGAGAAGTTGCATTTGGATGACAACTCAGTGTCCACAGTTAGCATAGAAGACCAGGCTTTTGCTGACAATCCTCGCCTCCGTCTGCTCTTCCTTTCCAGAAACCATCTTTCCAGCATTCCCTCAGGGCTTCCTGCCTCGTTAGAGGAGCTCCGCTTAGATGATAATCGCATCTCAACAATTCCTACACATGCCTTCCGAGGTTTGTCTTCTTTGCGCCGTCTTGTCTTGGACGGTAACCTTCTAGCCAATCAGCGAATTGCAGACGACACCTTCTCACGCCTTGCAAACCTCACTGAACTGTCTTTAGTACGCAACTCCCTTCAGACTCCTCCTCTAAATTTACCAAGTGCACACCTGGAAAGACTTTCTCTTCAGGACAATGCCCTGATCCACATGCCACGGGGCTCCCTTGATGGAATGCGTAGTCTTCAGAGACTGGACCTTTCCGGGAACAACCTGACCACACTTCCCAGAGGTCTGTTCCGGGACTTGGAGAGCCTGGGACAGTTGCTTGTGCGTGGTAACCCTTGGCACTGTGGATGCAACCTGCGCTGGCTTTACGACTGGCTGGAAGCCAAAGGAAACACTATTACAGTCCGAGGACTAACTTGCCAATCTCCAGAACGAGTGCGTGACATGCCACTAAGGGATCTTACCAGCCAAATGGATGACTGTGAATTGGCAGCCGCTGGAGGTGGAGGGATAGGTGGAGTGGGCTCAACAGGTGGAGGAGGTACTACTGGCAATAAAATGATTGTAGGAGGAGTCAGTTCCACAACTCTGTCCCCTCCACAAGGCTCCCTGTTCACTCTGCGATCTAAGCGACCAGGTCTGGGGCTTCCAGACAAAGGCATAGACTACACACTTGGCAGCAGTGGTGTGGGCAAAAACCTGGCCCTGAATGTTAAGCCACTATCCCATGATAGCATCAGGGTCACGTGGAGTGTGGCTCAAACATCTTCTTCTTTCAGACTTAGTTGGCTTAGACTGGGGACTAGTGCTGCAATGGGCTCCATTACTGAGACTCTAGTGAGGGGTGATCGAAGAGAGTATCTCCTTACTGCCCTCCAACCGGCATCCAGCTACATCATCTGCATGGTTCCCTTAGTCTCTAGCAATGGAAACAAAGGAAGCATGTCTGGAGGGAACACAGACACAGATGAGGCTCCAGTGTGTGCCAAGACTGAGACATCTGATCCCAACCTGTCTGATGTTGACCAAGGGGAGGATCGGGGCTCGGACCAGATCACCTCACTACCACTTGCTGGGATTATCGGTGGAGCCACAGCGATAGTCTCTTTAACACTTATTCTTGGAATATTCTGTTGGTATGGCCATCGCGCCAGACGATTTTCCTCAAGAGAACACTACAGCCGCAGTAGCTCACGCAAAAGTAAGCATTATGATGACTACGTTGAATCGGGCACTAAAAAAGATACCACCATCCTGGAGATCCGAGGACCTGGATTCCAGATGACGCCAATGGCTGCTAGAGAAACAATGCAGCCCAAGCCAGTACAGGAGGACTACATAATACACACAATCTTCCCTTCCAATGGCACAGGTCTATACAAACCACCCCATCCCACAACCAATGCAAGCTACGGTACAAACCGTGGCTATAGAGAAGGGGGTATTCCAGATTTAGATTACTCTTACACGTGA